TAGGTGTCCTTGATCGTCATGAGCGAGGACAGCGGGATCATCTCGCCCTTGTTGTTGCGGACCTTCAGCTGGGCGATCTGCTCGCGCTGCGAACGGAACTGCGCGTCAGCCTGCACGCGCACCTGGTAGGTACGGCCGAACTGGTTGAAGTCGTTCACGTACAGCGAACCCAGGTTGATCTGCAAGGCCTGGTTGATCTCGGCCAGCGGCACGCCGAGCTGCTTGGCTTTCACGCGGTCGACGTCGGCGAACAGCTGCGGCACGTTGATCTGGTAGCCCGAGAACACGCCCACCAGGCGCGGATCCTGGGCGGCCTTGGCCTGGATCGTCTGGATAGCCTGGTACAGCGCGTCGTAGCCGACGTTGGCGCGGTCTTCGATCATCATCTTGAAGCCGCCGGTGGTGCCCAGGCCGTTGACCGGCGGCGGCGGCAGCACCATCACGAAGGCGTCTTCGATCGCGCCCATGCGCTTGTTGACCTCGGCCGCGATGGCGTCGGCGCTCTGCTCCTTGCCCTTGCGCTGGTCGAAGTCCTTCAGCGTGACGAACACGATGCCGGCGTTCGGCGCGTTGGTGAAGCCGTTGATCGACAGGCCCGGGAACGAGACCGACGAGTCCACGCCCGGGATCTTGGCGGCGGCGTCCGACATCTTGCGGATCACGGTGTCGGTGCGGTCCAGCGAGGCGGCGTCCGGCAGCTGCGCGAAGCCGATCAGGTAAGCCTTGTCCTGCGACGGCACGAAGCCCGGCGGCACCACCTTGAACATGAAGATACCGGCGATCGCCAGCAGGGCATACACGCCCAGCGCGGCGCTCTTGCGCTTCAGGACGCCGTTCACGCCGCCTTCGTAGGCGTGCGAGGAGCGGTGGAACACGCGGTTGAAGCCCTTGAAGAAGCGGCCGAAGACAAAGTCCATGGCGCGCGTCAGGCGGTCCTTCGGTGCATGGTGCGGCTGCAGCAGCACGGCCGACAGGGCCGGGGCCAGGGTCAGCGAGCAGAATGCCGAGATCACGGTCGAGATCGCGATGGTCAGCGCGAACTGGCGGTAGAACTGGCCGGTCAGGCCGGACACGAACGCGATCGGCACGAACACGGCGCACAGCACCAGCGCGATCGCGATGATCGGGCCCGACACTTCCTTCATCGCCTGGATGGTCGCGTCGTGCGGCGACAAGCCGTTCTCGATGTTGCGCTCGACGTTTTCGACCACCACGATGGCGTCGTCGACCACGATACCGATCGCCAGCACCAGGCCGAACAGCGACAGTGTGTTGATCGAGAAGCCGAAGGCCAGCATCACGGCGAAGGTACCGACCACCGACACCGGCACCGCCAGCAGCGGGATGACGGATGCGCGCCAGGTCTGCAGGAACACGATGACCACGATCGCCACCAGCACCACCGCTTCGAACAGGGTGTGGATGACCGAGCGGATCGACTCGCGCACGAATTGGGTCGGGTCATATACGATGTCGTACTTGACGCCTTCCGGAAAATCTTTGGACAGTTCTTCCATCTTGGCGCGCACGTCCGAGGACAGCTGCAGCGCATTGGCCGTCGGCGACTGGAAGATCGGGATCGCGACCGCCGACTTGTTGTTCAGCAGTGCGCGCAGCGCATACGAGTTGGAACCCATCTCGAGGCGTGCGACGTCCTTCAGCAGCGTGGTGGCGCCGTCGGCATTGGTGGCGACGACGATGTTGCCGAACTCCTCGACCGATTGCAGGCGGCCCTGGGTGTTCACGGTCAGCTGGAAGTCGGCGTCCTTGGACGGACCCTGGCCGACCACGCCGGCCGCGACCTGCACGTTCTGTTCGCGGATCGCGTTGACGACGTCGCTGGCGGTCAGGTTGCGTGCGGCGACCTTCTGCGGGTCGAGCCAGACGCGCATCGCGTAGTCGCCCGAACCGAACAGCTGGACTTCGCCCATGCCGTTGATGCGCGCCAGCTGGTCCTTGACGTTCAGCGTCGCGTAGTTGCGCAGGTACAGGTCGTCATAGCGGCCGTCCGGCGACAGCAGGTGCACCACCATCGTGATGTTGGGCGAGCTCTTGGCCGCGGTGACGCCGATCTGGCGCACCTCGTCCGGCAGGCGCGGCAGCGCACGCTGGATGCGGTTCTGCACCTGCGTCTCGGCCTGCTCGACGTCGGTGCCGATCTTGAAGGTCACCGTCAGCTGCAGCGCGCCATCGGACGTGTTTTGCGAGGTCATGTATAGCATGTTCTCGACCCCGTTGATCTCCTGCTCGATCGGCGTGGCGACGGTTTCGGCGATGACCTTCGGGTTCGCGCCCGGATACTGCGCGCGCACCACGACCGACGGCGGCACCACTTCCGGATACTCCGAGATCGGCAGCGCGAAGATCGAGATCAGGCCGCCGACGAACACGATGACCGACAACACCGCCGCGAAGATCGGCTTGTCGACGAAAAAGCGTGAAATATTCATTTTTTGTTATTCCTTCGTGTGCGTTTCGGCCATGGCGACTTTGGCGTCGGCGGCCGTGGGCGACGACGCGGCCAGCATCGGCACCACCTGCGGCGCCACCGGGGCGCCCGGGTGCACGCGCTGCAGGCCGCCGACGACGATCTTCTCGCCCGGCTTCAGGCCCGAGCGCACCACGCGCAAGCCGTCGATCACCGGGCCGAGCTCGACTGCCCGGTACTCGGCCTTGTTGTCGGCGCTGACGACATACACGAACTTGTGGCTCTGGTCGGTGTTCACGGCGCGGTCGTTGATCAGGAGGGCATCCTTGGCCTGGCCGCCGCCGATCTGCACGCGCGCGAACAGGCCGGGCGCCATGGTGCCGTCGCGGTTGGCGAACACGGCGCGCATGCGCACGCTGCCGGTACGGGCGTCGAGCTGGTTGTCGACGAATTCCAGCTTGCCTTCATGCGGGAAGCCGGTTTCGTTGGCCAGGCCGACCTGCACCGGCACGGCCGCGCCCTTGTGCGCCTGGTTGGAGACGCGCAGGTAGGTGCCTTCGTCGCCGTCGAAGCTGGCGTAGATGCGGTCGAGCGAGACGACCGAGGTCAGCACGGCCGAGGCATCGACCAGGTTGCCCAGCGTGATCTCGGCCTTCGAGACGCGCCCGTCGATCGGCGCGGTGACGCGGGTGTAGGCCAGGTTCAGGCGGGCCGCGGCGGCCTGCGCTTCGGCGGCGCGCGCGTTGGCGTCGAGTTCCTTCTGGCCGGAGGCGCTGGCGTCGTATTCGCGCTGGGCGATCGCCTTGTCGCCGAGCAGGCGCTCGGCGCGGTTCAGCTCGACGCGCGCGAGGTCGGATTTGGCGCGCGCGGCCTTGGCGGCGGCTTCGGCGCGGTCGGCCTCGGCCTGGTACGGACGGGGGTCGATCACGAACAGCAACTGGCCCTTCCTGACTTCCGCGCCGGGCGTGAACGCCACCTCGGTGATATAGCCGGAGACGCGCGGACGGATCTCGACGCGGTCGATGGCTTCCAGCCGGCCCGAGAATTCCTGGGTCTCGGCGACCGGCTTCTGGACCACCACGGCGGCCGACACCGGCGCGGCCTGGGGCGCCGCAGCAGCCTGCGCTTGCGCGGCCTTGCCGGTGGCGTCCGAGCAGCCTGCCAGCGCGGCGACCGCGCCGGCGGCAGCAAAGGCCAGCACGAGCGGCCGTAGCGCAGTGCTCAGTTGTTGAATCGATTTCATGATAGCCCTCCGATATTATTGACTATTTATTAATGGTTGGACGAAAGCAGTCCTTTCCCGCGTTTTTTTTAGGAAAAGACAGGTCTCCGGCGCCCTGATCGGACGCCTGTTATGGTTGTAGGTGCAGAACTAGAAAATCAGGCGACGCTCATCACGCCGCACTGCCGGGCGGCGCCTCGTTGCCGTCGAGTGCGGCGATGAAACTGGCGATTTCGCCCAGCGCGTGGCCCTGGCAGGCGCACTGGTTGCGCCCGTTCGGGTCCACCAGCTGCGTTGGTTCCAGGCGCCGCACGGTCGTGCGTACGCCCGCGTTGATCAGCTTGGCGCCGTAGGCTTCGGCCTCGTCGCGCAGCGGATCGTCCTCGGTCGACAGGATCAGGGCCGGCGGCAAATTCTTGAGCCGGCTCGATTGCAGCGGCGAGGCATACGGGTGGCTGCGGTCGGCGGCATGCGGCAGGTAGCCGCGGTAGGCCGCCGCGCATTCGTTGACCAGCTTGGCCTGGTCGGTGCAAGTCGGCATCTCGCGCATCGAGCAGGTCGACAGGCCTGGGTCGAGCATCGGCATCACCAGGATCTGCCCGGCCAGCTGCGGGCCGGCGCGGTCGCGCGCCATCAGGGCCGAGACGGCGGCCAGGTTGGCGCCGGCCTCGATGCCGGCCACGATCAGGCGCTTGCCGGTCCAGCCGAGCTTGGCCTTGTTCTTCCTGGCCCAGTTCAGGACGGCGTGCGCGTCCTCGACCGCCGCCGGAAACGGCTTGACCGGCGCCAGCGTGTAGCTCGACGACAACACCACCGGATAACCGCTGGCCGCGGCCAGGTGGCGCAGGAAGCTGTCGGACTCGTCCAGGTTGCCGTCGACGAAGCCGCCGCCATGGAAGAACACGATCAGGATGTCGCGCTTGCCGTCGGCCTCGGCCTTGTACAGGCGCGCCGCCAGCGGCCCTTCGGCGCCGACCACCTCCAGCTCACGCACGCTCAGCGTCTGCGCGTCTTGCGCAAACGCCCGGGCTGCGGTCTGGGGCGCGTTCATGGGCGCACTACCGGCTGGAACAGGGCCTGGTCGCCGCGCGCGGCGGCGCCGGCGGCCTGTACGTACAGGTCGGTGTGGATCGTACCGGCCATCGCCACAACGGCCAGCACGAGGCCGAACACCGCGCCAATCGCTTCCCGATGCAGTTTCATGATCCACTCCCCTTCCTGTTGTGTCGACACCATGTCGATAATCATTGCTTCCATAACCGAAACTATAAACCTCGGCTAGAATTTGATAAATACCTCAAAACCGAATTGATTATTCAGACAGCTGAACAATCCCAATCATGAACAAATTTCAGGCAATGGAAGTTTTCGTGCAGGTGGTCGATGCCGGCAGCTTCACCCGCGCGGCCGACCTGATGCAGCTGCCCAAGGCCACCGTCTCGACGCTGGTCCAGTCGCTCGAGACCTCGCTCTCGGCCAAGCTGCTGCACCGGACCACGCGCTCGGTCACCGTCACCACCGACGGTGCAGCCTATTACGAGCGCTGCGTGCGCATCCTGTCGGACGTGCGCGACGCCGAGGAATCGCTGTCGCGCACCCGGCTCTCGCCCAGCGGCCGCCTGCGCGTCGACGTGCCGACCGGACTGGCCAGCGAGATCCTGATTCCCGCCCTGCCCGGCTTCTTCGAGCGCTATCCCGACATCCAGATGGAGCTGGGCAGCACCGACCGCCCGGTCGACCTGGTCGAGGAAGGCGTCGATTGCGCGGTGCGCGGCGGCGAACTGTACGACACCAGCCTGATCGCGCGCCGGGTCGGCATCATCAACTTCGTCACCGCGGCCGCGCCCGATTACCTGGCGCGCTACGGCACGCCGAAGCATCCGGACGACCTGGCGCGCCATCGCTGCGTCAACTATTTCTCGGCCAAGACCGGCAAGGTCTACGACTGGGATTTCAAGCGCGGCGACGATAAGATCGTCGTGCCGATGCCGGGCGTGATCGCGCTGAACGATTCCAACGCCTACGTGCACGCGGGCCTGGCCGGCCTGGGCATCATCCAGATGACCGACTACCTGCTCGACCAGCACGTGGCGGCCGGGCGCATGGTGCGGCTGTTGGCGGACTGGACCAGCGAGCCGACGCCGGTGCACATCGTCTATCCGCAGAACCGCCACCTGTCGGCCAAGGTGCGCGTGTTCGTCGAATGGATCGCGGAATTGTTCGCCAACCACCCCTACATGCACATGAACGCGCTGCCCCAGGCGCAGCCGGCGGCGCTGGCCGCCTGAGCGTCCACAAGCGCCCGCAAGCGCGGGATGCGCGTGTAGAATCGTTGGAAAACAATACACGCAGGAGACCGCGATGACCCAGCCGCGCGCCATCGACACGCTGCTCGCCCGATACGCCGACAGCCACCGCAATCCGACCAACGAGCTGATCCACTTCGTCTGCATTCCGCTGATCGTGTTCACGCTGCTCGGCATCCTGTGGGTCATCGCCCCGGCCGCGGCGCTGGCCGCCTGCCTGGCGGCGCTGGTCTATTATTTCCGCCTGTCTCGCCCGTTCGCCCTTGGCATGCTCTTGATCAGCGCGGTGATGCTGGGCGTGCTGGCGACGATGCCGCCCTACACCGTGCTGCCGCTGTCGATCGCCATCTTCGTGCTGGCCTGGATCGGGCAATTCATCGGCCACAAAATCGAAGGCAGGAAGCCATCCTTTTTCGACGACCTGCGCTTCCTGCTGATCGGGCCGCTGTTCGTGCTCGGCTTCCTGTACCGGCGCCTGCACCTGGCTTACTGAACGTGGTCTTGAAACCACTCGTTACACAGATTACATATTGATTCCGAACCTTTGTGCGTGCGTACCGCAGGGTTTGTCCAGAACGCGCTAAGCTAGTGCATTCACTGCCAAACAGACAATACCCTGATACGGAGCTCATCATGAAACGTCTTCTTGTCCTTCCGGTGCTCGCCGCCATCGTGGCCGGCTGCGCCAATCCGGCCCCGTCGGGCCAGGTGTACAGCACCAACCAGACCCAGGCCGAACAGATCGTGCGCATCGGTACGATCGAATCGATCCGCAACGTCGCCATCTCCGGCCGCGACAGCGGCGTCGGCACCATCGGCGGCGCCGCGCTGGGCGGCCTGGCCGGCTCGGAGATCGGTCACGGCAACGGCTCGGCTGCGGTCGGCATCCTGGGCGCGATCGGCGGCGCCGTGGTCGGCAACCGCCTCGAGAACCAGGCCAACACCCGCCCTGGCCTGGAAATCACGGTCCGCCTGGAGACCGGCGAACTGCGCGCCATCACCCAGCTGGCCGACGAGCCGTTCCGTCCGGGCGACCGCGTGCGCCTGCTGACCGACCCGAGCAGCGGCCGCACCCGCGTAACGCACTAAAAGCCGTCGCGCGTTCTCACGCGCCCGCGTAGGCACGCGGGCGCGCGCCGTTGCAAAGGCGCCCTTGCCGCCAAATGATGTTCCAGGGAAAGCGCGAAAGCACGGTATACTTTCGCGATGCCTTCCTACGCACTGTTCACCATCGCATCCCTGATCTGGGGATCGACTTTCTGGGCCATTACCTTGCAGCTGGGCGACATTCCGCCCGCGGTATCGGTCGTCTATCGTTTCCTGCTGGCCTCGAGCACGCTGTTTGCGCTGTGCCTGGCGCGCGGCGACAAGCTCTGGCTGCCCTGGCGCGTGCAGCGCTGGACCCTGCTGCAGGGCTTCTTCACCTTCGGCCTGTCCTACGTCTGCACCTACAACGCAGAGCAGTTCGTGGTGTCGGCGCTGGTCGCGGTGCTGTTTGCGCTGATGGTGTTCTGGACGCCGATCTGCGCACGCATCGCCTTCGGCACGCCGATCGCGCGCCGTACCTGGGGCGCCGGCGCCGCCGCGATGCTCGGCGTCGTCCTGCTGTTCTGGCAGTCGATCGGCGCCGCCATGCGCGAACTCACCCAGGGACAGGGCCACGGCCACTTCATCCTCGGCGTGGCGCTCGGCATCTGCGCCTCGATCGCCAGCTCGGCCGGCAGCATCGTGGTCGGCAAGGTGCGCGAGCAATCGACCAACCTGATGCTGACCACCGGCTGGTCGATGTTCTGGGGCACCTGCATGGTGGCGCTGTTCTGCGTGCTGACCGGCCAGCGCTTCGTCATGCCGCACACGCTGCCGTACGTGCTGGGCCTGCTGCACCTGGCGATCTTCGGCTCGGTGGTCGCTTTCGTCTGCTACTTCACGCTGATCAACCGGATCGGCTCGAGCAAGGCCGTGTACGTCGGCGTGATCAACCCGGTGATCTCGGTGCTGCTGTCCATCAAACTCGAACATTATCGCCCGGTGCCGGCCGAATGGCTGGGCATGGCGGTCTGCCTGGGCAGCGTCGCCTGGGCCGTGCGCTCGCCGAAAACCAAACCGGCGCCGCCTGTTGAACAATTGAACGATGTAATCGAAACCACGCCATGACCGTTGACTCTTCCCGCTTTGCCATCCGCCCCGCCACCCCGGCCGACGTCGCCCACATCCACGC
This genomic stretch from Massilia sp. 9096 harbors:
- a CDS encoding efflux RND transporter permease subunit: MNISRFFVDKPIFAAVLSVIVFVGGLISIFALPISEYPEVVPPSVVVRAQYPGANPKVIAETVATPIEQEINGVENMLYMTSQNTSDGALQLTVTFKIGTDVEQAETQVQNRIQRALPRLPDEVRQIGVTAAKSSPNITMVVHLLSPDGRYDDLYLRNYATLNVKDQLARINGMGEVQLFGSGDYAMRVWLDPQKVAARNLTASDVVNAIREQNVQVAAGVVGQGPSKDADFQLTVNTQGRLQSVEEFGNIVVATNADGATTLLKDVARLEMGSNSYALRALLNNKSAVAIPIFQSPTANALQLSSDVRAKMEELSKDFPEGVKYDIVYDPTQFVRESIRSVIHTLFEAVVLVAIVVIVFLQTWRASVIPLLAVPVSVVGTFAVMLAFGFSINTLSLFGLVLAIGIVVDDAIVVVENVERNIENGLSPHDATIQAMKEVSGPIIAIALVLCAVFVPIAFVSGLTGQFYRQFALTIAISTVISAFCSLTLAPALSAVLLQPHHAPKDRLTRAMDFVFGRFFKGFNRVFHRSSHAYEGGVNGVLKRKSAALGVYALLAIAGIFMFKVVPPGFVPSQDKAYLIGFAQLPDAASLDRTDTVIRKMSDAAAKIPGVDSSVSFPGLSINGFTNAPNAGIVFVTLKDFDQRKGKEQSADAIAAEVNKRMGAIEDAFVMVLPPPPVNGLGTTGGFKMMIEDRANVGYDALYQAIQTIQAKAAQDPRLVGVFSGYQINVPQLFADVDRVKAKQLGVPLAEINQALQINLGSLYVNDFNQFGRTYQVRVQADAQFRSQREQIAQLKVRNNKGEMIPLSSLMTIKDTYGPDRVQRYNGYVAAELNGGPAPGVSSGQAQAALEQIVRENLPKGIGYEWTDLTYQDILSGNTMMYVFPLCVLLVFLVLAAQYESWTLPLAVILIVPMSILCALIGVKLTGGDNNVFTQIALFVLVGLASKNAILIVEFAVELEHHGRSIVAAALEACRLRLRPILMTSIAFIMGVVPLVFSHGAGAEMRHAMGVAVFAGMLGVTFFGLFLTPVFYVLLRTLAKRFERPKHAPAHAHDAGPRAGADDHTPALGGQQ
- a CDS encoding efflux RND transporter periplasmic adaptor subunit — encoded protein: MKSIQQLSTALRPLVLAFAAAGAVAALAGCSDATGKAAQAQAAAAPQAAPVSAAVVVQKPVAETQEFSGRLEAIDRVEIRPRVSGYITEVAFTPGAEVRKGQLLFVIDPRPYQAEADRAEAAAKAARAKSDLARVELNRAERLLGDKAIAQREYDASASGQKELDANARAAEAQAAAARLNLAYTRVTAPIDGRVSKAEITLGNLVDASAVLTSVVSLDRIYASFDGDEGTYLRVSNQAHKGAAVPVQVGLANETGFPHEGKLEFVDNQLDARTGSVRMRAVFANRDGTMAPGLFARVQIGGGQAKDALLINDRAVNTDQSHKFVYVVSADNKAEYRAVELGPVIDGLRVVRSGLKPGEKIVVGGLQRVHPGAPVAPQVVPMLAASSPTAADAKVAMAETHTKE
- a CDS encoding alpha/beta hydrolase, translating into MNAPQTAARAFAQDAQTLSVRELEVVGAEGPLAARLYKAEADGKRDILIVFFHGGGFVDGNLDESDSFLRHLAAASGYPVVLSSSYTLAPVKPFPAAVEDAHAVLNWARKNKAKLGWTGKRLIVAGIEAGANLAAVSALMARDRAGPQLAGQILVMPMLDPGLSTCSMREMPTCTDQAKLVNECAAAYRGYLPHAADRSHPYASPLQSSRLKNLPPALILSTEDDPLRDEAEAYGAKLINAGVRTTVRRLEPTQLVDPNGRNQCACQGHALGEIASFIAALDGNEAPPGSAA
- a CDS encoding LysR family transcriptional regulator, which codes for MNKFQAMEVFVQVVDAGSFTRAADLMQLPKATVSTLVQSLETSLSAKLLHRTTRSVTVTTDGAAYYERCVRILSDVRDAEESLSRTRLSPSGRLRVDVPTGLASEILIPALPGFFERYPDIQMELGSTDRPVDLVEEGVDCAVRGGELYDTSLIARRVGIINFVTAAAPDYLARYGTPKHPDDLARHRCVNYFSAKTGKVYDWDFKRGDDKIVVPMPGVIALNDSNAYVHAGLAGLGIIQMTDYLLDQHVAAGRMVRLLADWTSEPTPVHIVYPQNRHLSAKVRVFVEWIAELFANHPYMHMNALPQAQPAALAA
- a CDS encoding DUF962 domain-containing protein, translating into MTQPRAIDTLLARYADSHRNPTNELIHFVCIPLIVFTLLGILWVIAPAAALAACLAALVYYFRLSRPFALGMLLISAVMLGVLATMPPYTVLPLSIAIFVLAWIGQFIGHKIEGRKPSFFDDLRFLLIGPLFVLGFLYRRLHLAY
- a CDS encoding glycine zipper 2TM domain-containing protein; protein product: MKRLLVLPVLAAIVAGCANPAPSGQVYSTNQTQAEQIVRIGTIESIRNVAISGRDSGVGTIGGAALGGLAGSEIGHGNGSAAVGILGAIGGAVVGNRLENQANTRPGLEITVRLETGELRAITQLADEPFRPGDRVRLLTDPSSGRTRVTH
- a CDS encoding DMT family transporter, translating into MPSYALFTIASLIWGSTFWAITLQLGDIPPAVSVVYRFLLASSTLFALCLARGDKLWLPWRVQRWTLLQGFFTFGLSYVCTYNAEQFVVSALVAVLFALMVFWTPICARIAFGTPIARRTWGAGAAAMLGVVLLFWQSIGAAMRELTQGQGHGHFILGVALGICASIASSAGSIVVGKVREQSTNLMLTTGWSMFWGTCMVALFCVLTGQRFVMPHTLPYVLGLLHLAIFGSVVAFVCYFTLINRIGSSKAVYVGVINPVISVLLSIKLEHYRPVPAEWLGMAVCLGSVAWAVRSPKTKPAPPVEQLNDVIETTP